From a single Vitis vinifera cultivar Pinot Noir 40024 chromosome 18, ASM3070453v1 genomic region:
- the NDHM gene encoding nAD(P)H-quinone oxidoreductase subunit M, chloroplastic: MAATSSYTACTKFSMLGWIGGKRELRKRRAFFISAQQQAEVEESQQVNAQEEEQEKMKQQGKQKLPRPVEPQVNVKSKNMSREYGGQWLSSVTRHVRIYAAYIDPVTCEFDQTQMDKLTLILDPTNEFVWTSETCNKVYAYFQELVDHYEGAPLTEYTLRLIGSDIEHYIRKLLYDGEIKYNMNARVLNFSMGKPRILFNDGLPQNVQ, translated from the exons ATGGCTGCGACTTCGTCTTACACGGCTTGTACAAAATTCTCCATGTTGGGTTGGATTGGAGGCAAAAGAGAGCTGAGAAAGAGGAGGGcattcttcatttcagctcaaCAGCAAGCTGAAGTAGAAGAATCACAGCAAGTGAATGCGCAAGAAGAAGAGCAAGAGAAGATGAAGCAGCAAGGGAAGCAAAAGTTACCAAGACCCGTAGAACCACAGGTTAACGTGAAGAGCAAGAACATGAGCAGAGAATATGGGGGGCAGTGGCTCAGCAGTGTCACTCGCCATGTCAGGATATACGCTGCCTACATCGATCCAGTCACCTGTGAATTTGATCAAACCCAGATGGATAAGCTCACCCTTATCCTTGACCCCACTAATGAGTTTGTTTGGACATCAGAGACTTGCAACAAGGTCTATGCCTACTTTCAGGAGCTTGTAGATCACTATGAG GGTGCCCCTCTGACAGAATATACACTTCGCCTTATTGGTTCCGACATAGAGCACTACATAAGGAAGCTGCTATATGATGGGGAAATCAAGTACAACATGAATGCAAGGGTCCTGAACTTCAGCATGGGGAAGCCACGCATTCTATTTAACGATGGCCTTCCCCAAAATGTACAATGA